One window of Dyadobacter sandarakinus genomic DNA carries:
- a CDS encoding DUF2971 domain-containing protein, whose translation MTNNVLNFKSGELDRPIYRVITEDRLFELFNDKINVLVRPQKWDDPFENFIMNSTGLLPDGQKFSVKFRDHFYGQCWTRTRESDAIWRIYSPNKCGARITTTPRKLLTALYRSLGDYASISCFIGKVNYYNTKDLKTFLLDNASNLILDSTGVGQAQSLLFKRTPFKHENEVRIIYNSQGTHNDDIFSFSIDPFDLISDIVFDPRMDYNHFSKSKDALRNLGFKKRVVKSLLYDIPELYFNLDR comes from the coding sequence ATGACAAATAACGTTTTAAATTTCAAATCTGGAGAACTTGATCGTCCAATATACCGAGTTATCACGGAGGATAGACTATTTGAGCTATTTAATGATAAAATTAATGTACTTGTTAGGCCACAGAAATGGGATGATCCATTTGAAAACTTTATTATGAATTCAACGGGCCTGCTTCCAGACGGTCAAAAATTCTCAGTAAAATTTCGCGATCATTTCTACGGCCAATGCTGGACCAGGACCAGGGAAAGCGATGCTATTTGGCGGATTTATTCTCCGAATAAGTGTGGAGCCCGTATAACAACTACACCTAGAAAGCTGCTCACGGCACTTTACAGATCATTAGGTGACTATGCTTCGATTAGCTGTTTTATCGGAAAAGTTAACTACTATAATACAAAGGATCTTAAAACATTTCTTTTGGATAATGCATCAAATTTAATTTTAGACAGTACCGGAGTGGGCCAGGCACAAAGTTTGCTTTTTAAGCGGACGCCTTTCAAACATGAGAATGAAGTGCGAATCATATATAATTCTCAAGGCACTCACAACGATGATATTTTTTCATTCTCAATTGATCCATTCGATCTTATAAGTGATATTGTATTTGATCCACGAATGGATTATAACCATTTTTCAAAGTCAAAGGATGCTCTGAGAAACCTAGGATTTAAAAAGAGAGTAGTTAAATCTTTGCTCTATGATATACCAGAATTATATTTTAATCTTGATAGATAG